The DNA window ATACTCGAAAGTAAGTCATAACATCAATTCACAAACAAATAACATTTATATTCACGTGATAACAATACGTCAGATTTACAATATACACAAAGTACCTAAAGAAATTAAATAAGTCTCCAAATgttaatctttaataaatcacATGACATTTCAAGCAACTGGCCTTGTATGGATATTAATGTGGATTCCGACCTATGCTTACCCACTACCTAAAAAAGAATCGATATAAATATTGATAACAGGCCACAAACATACATTTAACTATTCTAGGATGATCAATATCTTAAATGGTATTCATTTATTATTTCCGGAGTATAGATGAGCAATACATGCCCTTGAAATAAATTTATAAGTGAAACGATGCACACATATTATCTAGACAACGGGTTTAGCCTACACAAGTTCAAACTCACTGAATGTAGAACCTACAAGGCAAGGTACTGCATAATCTAGAATTGCAATGTTGAGGAATCTTCATAATCAAAACAATCATTTAGCTGAACTTGATTCATTGAGAAGTTTATGAGTTATTGAAATTTAGTCTAGTGACAGAACGATTGGGGGAAAGGGCTAACAGCAGAAACCCATCCATACTTTGCATTACTATACCATGCATTATTGAAGAAAATAGAAAAATGATTGATTTGGTTCATTGTAACACAAAGCACTTCATCAACACTTTGCAGTCAATCTTACACTCCTGCACCCATATAGCTTGTTTTTTCCTTTCCTTTCCTTATTTGAATTAAACAATCTTACACTCCTGCATACATCATTAACAGTCAACATATGAGTGTTTTATTCACTGAATtaaatttgatataaaaaacaaaatattaactTACATATCCACCACATATTTCCAGTCATCGTAACGGTTTCGATGACCAAGTGAATCCAGCAAATAAACCATCTCCTTGTAAGGATCGATGACGGTAAGAATCCAACAGGTAACTATGCACAGAACACATAGTCAGTGcataaaattcaataaaatgTCAAGAAAACAAATTAAATTTGATATTGTAATTTTGACTCACCCAACATTATGCGGCACTAAAAATAGTTGATTTGTTGATGCAACACTTAGTCTTTCTGCCAAAACACTTGCTCTTTCGTTCAGTCTTCGATTTTTGCGTTTCTGTCAAGTTTTGATACATATGGCATGTATGGGATCGTGTGTGGATTGACAAATCTGAACTTGTCAGTCTTGTTGTCTTCTTTCATCTTTTTATACAGATGCCTACAATTTCCAACAGAAAATGtgaaaatgataaattaattaagtttaTACAGCTTAAGTGgtcaacaaacaaaagaagaagACTTACCACATGTACACAAATATACAGTTGGCAGATATTGGATCCAAACTGTAGAAAGGAATGATGTCTTCAAGGTGCAGAAATAGTTCGTAACTCTCGTCAAACAAATCATGATCAAAAGACAGTGATAAATTTTGTTCATCGGTTAGAGCACGTTTACAATAACAGTACAGAAGATGCAAAGATCTTGGCACACTTGAAGACAAACCAATCTTATTTCTGTGGTCCACAATTTTCTTCTTTTGAGGCTTCTAAACATTGCAAATGTACACATGTTAGATGCAATATTGAATTTTTTATGatactttaaatttaaatataaattgacATTTACCTCATCTTGAATTACTACGAATTGTGCCGGCCAAGCTACATGGGCTCCAACAGCATCACCAACAGTAGCACATTCGTGAGGAATCGGAAATGGCAAATGTGCTAATTTGTCCACAGCACTATCAATGGCAACGTGCATGCAAGGAATGGGTGATGGAACACCATGAAATAATTTCTCATCCGCATTGACGTGGATAATTGTGCCGTAGGCAACTGTATTCGTCCTACAGTCCAATGTCAATGCAACCGCCTTCCCCTAGAAGACAAATAATCATGTTATAAATTGATACAAATCATAGTCATGGACAATTGCAATAATCAGATACCTGCAGAAACTCAGCATTGCTCAAAGTTTTGATGTCATCATCATGCGAATTTGCATAGTTTGAAACACTCTTCTTGTTTTTATCGTGACTCATGGGATTCAACTTTACTGAGCAACTACCTTTTTCTTCAATGTCAAAGTTGCTTGCAGCCTTTTTGAACATTTCTTCAAGGCGCTGTATGCGTGCATCTTGATCTGATATGCATGCATTTTGTTCTGTGATGCGTGCATCTTGTTCTGAGATTAATATCTTCGCCTCCATCAACTCCTTTGTCTGATTAAGAAGTATATGTTCATCACCAAAAGGACTCTTCCATACTCTACCAATATTAAAGTAGATGCTTGGAGTGATATGACCTCCAACACCTCTCACACGACCAGAATGTTAATATAAATCCAGTGCTTTCGTAAGTATATCATTTTTTCCCTCTTCATATTGCAACGTACCCTTGATTTTTTGTTGCACATAACCATCCTGTCATGCACAAAAGAACAAGATAATTACTAAAAACAGTTATaatgaataaaaattattcattttcATGTATTGTTTGCTTACAATCTTTTCTATTGCCGATTTCAACTCATCGCCTTCGTATTCACCCTTCCTATTGACCCGTCCTTTCTTCCACATAATTGCTCGATTTATATCATCATCGTCACATAACTCAGCTGCCTACAAACAATATGCACGGTATcaacaaatttaaaaatcacATAGCATGGACTTAGTAAAATTTCCGAGATTAACTCAGTTTCTCAAACTTACTATTTCGTCGGAGAAACGTGCATATCCTTTGCGAGACATACGATGGGGGTATATGTTTTGCTTTCTTCTATTCTTTTGTTCATCACACAATTTCTAGTTAATTGAAAATTGCCCACATATATCATATGTCAATAGAAATAATTTGTTCTGGTCTACTaatttgaaaatctcaaatttagAATCTTACCATGAAGTCATCAGACAAGCGACTGATTACAAATGAAATCCAATCATCTCGTGCAATACCAAACCCAGTAGGTGGTTCTTTCAAATCCTCAGTGTTATCCCGCTTGCTAAGAATGAACTTTTGAGTGAGTAAAGCTTTAAACTGTCGCCACTTGTTATTTGCAGAGTTCAGACATCCCTTCTTCCAGCTTTGATCAACATTGTACGTCAGCTGTAGAAGTCATATTAACCCATAACATTAAACATATCATAACCatatgaaaaataattaaaatagccaAAACATTATAACTTACATTAACCGATTCCCATATTAAATCTTTGACATCATTTGGAACCATTTTCCAAGTCTGATAGCTTATCTTTATCTTTTCTCGAACAAGAACTCCAATATAACTTTGCATCTCACCTGCAAATTCTCCAACTGGCTGTCCCAATTTATTGAACCTAACATCCTTTTTGATTCCATGAACCCTTTGCCTAACAAGCCTATCCAAACGTGTACGACCTCTAgatgattcttttgtttccgtCTCTGTAGATTCCAAAACTGTTTTGCCCCCACAACTATTGTCATTGGCAGAATATGCAGTATTCTGTTTACGCTTCTCGTTATTTGACATCCTGCAAGCATTTACAATTTGTTAGGCAATCAAAAAAATACATTATGCACTGCATGTCACAAGAAAATAAGTACGCGGTTCTTTATTTTTGTTTGTACATGAAAAAGTAATATGCAGAACAAAAAAGGAATGAAACCTATTATGCTGGTTCAAGTCATTTAGCATTGCACTTAATTATTGTCAACCCAATACCCATCACAATCTTCACGAATGCATGGCGGTTCATTTTCATCTATTCCATCAACATCCATTGATACAAACCCTCGTGTAAAACATTGATAGTGGGATACATCATTCTCCAATTCATCACCATTCATGTAGTGAATATACTCTCTTGTGGGACTTGCAAGTACAACATGCCATGCAGGATCTTGAGGATCTTCAATGTAAAACACCTGCTTTGCTTGACTGCCCAAGATAAAAGAGTCGGACTTGAATCCAATTCTCTTCAGGTTTACCAACGTGAAACCAAGATCATCAACTTTAATACCGTTAATATTCTCAAACCAATTACATTTAAACATTGGAATTTGAAACATTTGGTAATCAAGTTCCCATATTTCTTGAATAACTCCATAAAAAATCATGTCTGACACAACTGGATTTTTATCCTTTGCACTAGCGACTTGCATTGTTGTTGCCACTAAGCTTACTCCGGAATTTTGCACAACTCGTACATCATCTCGCTCTTTTGTATGATAAGTGACCCCATCAATCAAATAACTAGAGTACTTTAACACTTGTTTGCTAGGTCCGCGCGCTACCCACTTCAATCTTTCTGAAATTTCACGAGTGGAATTGCCAACTGCACTTGCAACCTATATTTCACAAAGTGCTAAAATTTAGCCCTAAGTTTTAAAAAAACTCCATGATACCGATATTTAGACAACTTACAGTATCACGTAACCAGTTAATAAAGGTTCGGTTATGCTCATCTTGTAACCACCTTTTGGACTTTGCTTTATGGGGAAATTTTGCATCCAAAAATGTCATGTGTTCCCTGATGAAATGATTAAGGATAAGTTAACCAATTGAATGTAAAAGAATAGCAAAAAAGTATTACTAAGTCAAAGAAATTACTCGATATAAGGCTCAACGTCAACATCATTTTCCAGTAGATAACGATGTGCTTGATTCAACTCATCGTCACTAGTGTAGTGCATTACTGAACCAGACAGAGGCTTAGTGAGTTGTACTCTCCGATGCATTGATGGGATACCAATTGTATCTACACTAGACATGTAGTCCGAGCAAAATTCCACAGCCTCTTCAGCAATATAACGTTCGGCTATACACCCTTCAGGCCGATTGCGATTTTTCACATAGCCTTTCAATATCTTCATGAATCTTTCAAATGGATACATATGCCTAAACCAAAACGGTCCACACAATTTTATCTCGCGTACAAGATGAACGGTCAAATGAATCATTATATCAAAAAAGGATGGGGGGAAATATTTCTCCAGTAAACACAATATCATCACAATCTCTCTTTGTATCTCATCCAACTTTGAGACATCTATCACTTTATTGTATAACACATTGAAGAACCCACACAACCGAGTGATAGTATCTCTAACATGTTTAGGTAGGACACCACGTATGGCCACTGGAAGCAATTGTTGCATCAAAGTGTGATAGTCGTGTGACTTAAGGCCAACAAGTTTCAAGTCCTTCATCGACACGAGGTTTTTAATATTAGatgacactacaagaaaaatgattttccgcAGCACTGTTattaacagcgtgcattaaaagcatgcTGCGAATAGTGCTTTTAACGGCGTGCATCAatatgtgcgctgttaatatAGTTGCACTTGACAGAAATAACGGCGTGCAtcaaaagcacgctgcggaaagtAATATCTGCAGCGTGCATTTATGTGTGCTGTAAATATTATATactttccgcagcgtgcttttaatgtgCGCCGTTAATAACATATACATTAACGGCGGGCATTAAAAGCATGCTGCGGAaagtaatattatatattatccGCAGCGTGCCATAATGTGCGCTGTTAATACCCTATGCATTCACGGCTTGCATTGATAGCACGCTGTAGAAAATGTTGAgaaattttaaattagcgacggttttggagaaaccgtcgctaatttaaatatTGCAACTGTTTCGGccattttaaatcggcgacggtataATAAACCAACGTCACTTTTAGCGACAATTTTTAatataccgtcgctaatttccGTAAACAGCGACGACTAtatctaaaccgtcgctaacagCGAAGGTtgttagcgacggttgtttggGAAACCGTCGGTAATAGTcgcaaattgtctataaatatcctATTTCTGTTCCACTTTCCTCACACTAttttacaacacttaaaatttttctttcttatacgattttaatttcgatataggtatttttttgtttctaagttttagttaattttttaagtattttaatTAAGATCATGAGTTTATTTATCATAGGtgtattgtatttttttaaaaaatttactaaattataagtaattttttttatttttacgcaGATTTAagcaaaccgtcgctacatttaaATACCGTCGTTACAggaacaaaccgtcgctaaatttaaacaccgtcgctaacatttagcgacgatttttcacaaaccgtcgctaatatttagatgtttttttaacattaacggcgtacattGCGCGCTGTAGATAGAGTATTAACAGCGTACATATGCACGCTGCCAATAGTTTAACTATCAACAGCATACtctgcacgccgttaatagacTAAACCGCAGCGTCAATCGCACGCCGCCAATAGTGTCAAACTTAAGACGGCTTTCAACTTTACAGCGTGCGTCGCAGCGTGCAATGCACGCGGCGGATACCTTTCCACGGCGCATATTGCACGCCGCGGAAACCTACTTTTCTTGTAGTGTGAGTAACCCGTAGGGACCTTTATTCCAAACATAGAATTGcaaaattttcttttctcaGACTTGCTTAGTGTACAACAAGCTGCTGGCAAATACGTTCTTTTCTTCACCATCTTTGGTATCAATCAGTCCTCAAATTCATCTCCATGAGATCTAGTCTTGCTGCAACTCCATCCTTCGTTTTTCCTGGAATGTCAAGTAACGTACCGATAAGACTTTCACAAACATTTTTTTCAATATGCATCACATCTAGAACATGTAGATGTTTCCAATACTCAAGTTCGAAGAATATAGATTTCTTTTTCCAACATGATTTCTCATCACCTACCTTCAACTGAATCTTCCCACTCATTTTTCCCAGACGAtaattaattctttcaactctttctaaAACTTCATGCCCATTTAATGGTTTTGGTGCGAGTTTAAACTCTTGGTTCCCATTAAATGCTTTCTTTTGCCTTCGATATGGATGACTTGTAGGAAGAAACCTTCTATGGCCTGTATACACAATTTTTCTACTATGCTTCAACCTCGTCGAATATGTTTCTTCACCACATATTGGACATGCATGATATCCTTTAACAATACAACCTGACATGTTCCCATATGCAGGAAAATCATTGATCGTCCATAGTAACACAGCTCTAAGCGCGAACATTTCTTTTCGATATGCATCATATGTAtcaactgtggggacccgggctctaactcaattcttttgggatttaattggatctttgttcgaaaatgtgggtcaaaaatttgcttttaacattaattcaaatgtataataaaagcatgacatatatttataataattaaacaacatcagatacatacaagtctgtctagtacaacgaTACAACTaatgttcgaatctcaaatacaagtagttcagaTCTAGACAAAAACTACTAgtaatctgctgctacacccggcatcaccacgctatcaactctctcttcctcgtcgtgaccctgatcctgcctcacctgttgccatgcacacatacatacacgacaacagccggataactccggtgagaacatatcccagtataaaacatggatgcatgcaatgtaataatcatgtacaaaagcatagcatatgtatcaagtaacatgtatgtaaatctaaacatgtagaagaatacaaatctgtattcaacatttaaatcttgactcgactcgtttctaatctagggatcccggtgtgaataagacggtctgtcacctacccagccactcggggtaacggtacgtcttattcctagacttcggtcaactctgtatcgagggtctacacatagagcaactctactactatgcgacgatacaccgaaacgtctagttttggccgatctgccaatatctcctatctcaggactcgaatataaatcaataaacaagacattacataatcaaatgtaataataacagtctagtatgtgatttagggaaactcgtatcaaatctgaatcgagttgtgcaatcccgtgaccacatgaattatacctttcttgtcgcactgtctgtcgagatctcgaatcaaatgtcaaacctgtcacttcaaatctgaaatggaaatgtgtagacacacaatatcaatctctaactcaaagcaacacatattccaatcaataataaatctcggtacaaattgacggcataacagcgtaattctcgataccgataactcaatctcaacatcacaataatcgattaacctcaatactcataatctcatctaaacatcaacatacatgctgaaatctgtaTCTACTCGATccacacatgctggaaaatcgaacccctagcatacgatatccgaaaatcaatctgataacgaatctacgatgctcgatataccaagaacacatttctcaactcaaaacataatttccccaacatatgaatttcgaaacatgctggaaatataagaacttacatccttagctagccctcgttgcaaggatcatgaatccggcctcgaaattaaaatcggaacacaaaaccactcaaaatctcaagtgcaaagaCTATAAAGAAGTGAAATCTCTCCCCTTGCTCTTGCTTCTCGGCTGCTGAAAATGGAGAAGAGATGAGGTGCCAATGCAAGCTTATATACCCccaagccatgtgtcaacataaaaatGAAAGGTGGCATTcgcgcatgcagcaccgcgggtgcggcaactcaagaacgcgggtgcgctgtgctctcggcagcaatgcattttcctaaatgtcgatcaccgcgggtgcggcgcttgcatcaccgcgggtgcggtcttgcacgcaccgcggatgcggtgttgcttcgcacatttccctcaattttctgtcacctacaccgcgggtgcggtagtcctagcaccgtaggggcggtgtggcttcggccatgcttgctcaaactctcatttttcctgtcatgcattctcctctTCAAGTCAACATCAATGgcaacggataattctcgagccttacatcaaCACAATTAtcccataaaaattttaagtcgTCAATTAGAGGTGCCAAGTAGACATCAATATCATTTCCCGGTTGTTTGGGACCAGAAATCAACAAAGTGAGCATCATAAATTTTCTCTTCATACACAAAGTTGGAGGAAGGTTGTAAGTGATCATCACAATTGGCCAACAACTATATGCAGAACTCATCGAACTATGTGGATTCATGCCGTCTGCTGATATGTCCAATCTTAGATTTCTTGGCTCGGAAGCAAAATTTGGCCAGTTGTGATCCACTACTTTCCAAGAGGGTGCATCAGCCGGATGACGCAAGTATCCATCACGAATTCTTTTATCAGCATGCCGAGTTAACTCCTTAGATATCACCTTCTGCTGAAACTATCTTTGAAATCTGGGAATAGGTGGGAAGTACCAAAGGACCTTTGCAGGAACTCCTCCATTTATCGTAGATTTTTGACCCAACTTCCACCTTGACATCCCGCAAATAGGGCAACTGGTAAAATCCTCATACTCCTTCCGGTATAAGATACAATCATTAGGACAAACATGAATTTTCACATAATCCATCCCTAAAGCACATAAGCTTTTCTTTGCATCATACAAAGATAAAGGCAATTCATTGTCATCTGGAAGCATTTGCCCAAACAAACCAAGTAAATCAGTGAAACTTTTATCACTCCAACTATATTTTGCCTTCAAGTTGTATAATTTCACAAATGCAGATAACTTTGTAAATTTAACACATCCAGGATATAAAGGTTTCTCGGCATTTTCAAGTAGCTTATGGAATTGGTTTGGATTCTTAGCATAACTATCATATGCACCATGTACCATACTTATAGGTTCCTCGGTAAAATATTTCTGTTCATCTTGCCCTACTCGATCACTATCATTCATTGAGTTCCCGAACTTATATCTTTCGCCATGCCAAATCCATGTATGATATGTTAAATCTATACCATTACAACACAAATGAGCCCTTATAGTGTCAATATCTTTCGTCTTTAGATTACCACATTTTGCACATGGGCAAGGCTTTGCATTCGGATTGTTACCATTTCGCGATGCAAACTGCAAGAAATACTCCACCCCAACCTCATATTCATGTGACAACCTGTTCTTTGACATCCAATCTTTGTCCATTATACGTACAACTAAGCAACCAACAATGAGTCAAATCCTTCAAAACATTTGTAAAAATACTATTAAGTTGGTGTTCAAAAGAGTTGTAATTATTTCGTAAATATGCAGAAACATACCTGCAAGAAACCGTCGCCGCAGCTTTTTTACCGACTGTAAACTTGTAAGTAAGCAAATTTCCTACCCCACTGTTATCTTCAATTTTTTGCACATAAAGCATGAAAAATTCATATCAGGCCCATCACGCAACACAACTACACTTGAAAAACAACCATAACAAAAGAATTACCGCTCAAATCCGCATCAAAGAAGCTTGCTTGTGATAGCTTGACACCTTTGAAATTGTTCTATCGCAGAAAATACTAGTCaaaatacctgcaatcaaacATTAAAATTCACGTTATTTTATgacattatttaaaattcaagaatatatatttatcaatataCGAGGTTTAGATATTTTGATAAatgttcattttttaaaataataacatCTAGTTACTCTATTAatcaaaataaatgaaaaaaacacacacacaatatTCACAACGAAACAACCATTAAAATATGTTGGAAAGTCGAGGTGTGACACACTTAATATGTTTTAACAAATTAACATCAATCGATcatttaaattcaaataaaaaggtATATCTTGCTAATCAGCAGATTAATCAATGGAGTTGGAGAAAACAAAAGAATATGGCTTATAGAAAATGCATCCTTCCATAATGTTGAACAACCTTTAAATATATtgttatttgaaattttaattgcTATATCAAATGCAGCCAATTATTAGCCAACAGGATCAAGTTCTAAATTCAAATTCCAATTGTTTGATTGTAGGTAAGCAAGTCACTGTAAAGCATAAAAATGATGTCATTTCCTGAGTTATTGTATAATATATGATTCTCTAGAGAGTTCTGTCAACAGTACTTAACTATATATAAGGGGGTTATACGtgagtgatatatatatatatatatatatgtgtgtgtgtgtgtgtgtgtgtgtgtgtgtttttttttttttggtattaCCAGAAGACAGTGGAAGTGGGAAggagaagaaag is part of the Primulina eburnea isolate SZY01 chromosome 1, ASM2296580v1, whole genome shotgun sequence genome and encodes:
- the LOC140812000 gene encoding uncharacterized protein, with protein sequence MEAKILISEQDARITEQNACISDQDARIQRLEEMFKKAASNFDIEEKGSCSVKLNPMSHDKNKKSVSNYANSHDDDIKTLSNAEFLQGKAVALTLDCRTNTVAYGTIIHVNADEKLFHGVPSPIPCMHVAIDSAVDKLAHLPFPIPHECATVGDAVGAHVAWPAQFVVIQDEKPQKKKIVDHRNKIGLSSSVPRSLHLLYCYCKRALTDEQNLSLSFDHDLFDESYELFLHLEDIIPFYSLDPISANCIFVYMWHLYKKMKEDNKTDKFRFVNPHTIPYMPYVSKLDRNAKIED